TAATAATACATAATACACATATatactatttatatattaaaactatatcactctcttcattcattctttctttcataGAGTGCAAGAGATATACAGGAACAACAACAAGAGAGTATTACTGCCGGTGAgtgtttccttttttttttccctttgtgATTCTCATTCATTCATccatggatgatgatgatgatgatcatccATTATTATCAGACTCCCAAAGGTTTGCCATAACTCACTCTCTCTCATCCATCACTCTCCAAAATCCATGCCTCTTTCTTTGATGTCTGTCACAGCGGTTTCAGAATATTAttacaaataaatatatatgtaattattaTTGGTTTTGAGAAGAGCATATTTGCCATTTGCCTCCACAAAACCTTTAATatctatcattttttttattttttttaatttatgccaatattatatcatatatatCATAATAATAAGCCATAAACACGCACACACACCCCCCACATTCATTTCACCACCAAAAAGGTTTTCTTCCTTTCTCCCTCCCTCCCTCCCTCCTCTCTATTATTGTCTTTCTCTTAATcctttgctttttcttcttttgttttctgaaatgGGTTTCTGGTGTCAGCATGGGAAGTAGCTGCTAATTCAGTGCACAGGATCAAgcaggagaaagaagaagaaggaagaagaagaaggtgttTGTGTTTCTGTTTTTGTGTGTGTGGGGTgatcaagaaaaagagagagcaaAATGGAGTATGGTAGCGGAGGGAGTGGTGGGTCCCCAGGGGAgcaccaccatcaccaccacaATCACAACGACGCTTCTTCTTCCGAGCGGAGGAAAAAGCGCTACCACCGTCACAGTGCGAATCAGATTGAAAGGCTTGAAAGGTAAGACCCACACCACCACTCtcactttttctctctctgtCTACATAATAATATAAATCTTTTGGGTCTGTcgttctgatgatgatgattgatcAGGGTGTTCAAGGAGTGTAATCACCCAGACGAGAAGCAGAGATTGCAGTTAAGCAGAGAATTAGGCTTGGCTCCAAGGCAGATCAAATTTTGGTTCCAGAACAGAAGGACCCAGATGAAGGTATTTACTACTCTATTCCATTCTTTTATAATacatatcttatttttttttattttaataatattttgtttcaCGACTCTAATTCGCTATGTTTGTCTGttggtttattaaaaaaaaaaaattgtgtctcAGGCGCATGGAGAGAGAGCAGATAACTGTGCACTGAGGGCAGAGAATGATAAGATACGTTGCGAGAACATAGTCATAAGGGAGGCCCTCAAGAACGTTATCTGCCCCTCTTGTGGTGGTGGCCCCTCCCTCAACGACGATTCCTATTTCGATGAACAAAAATTGAGACTTGAGAATGCCCAACTAAAAGAAGAGGTCAagtcaattcaattcaattcaaatcaaattcaatcCTCTTACTTGAGTTTGAGTAgagtaacatttttttttttaattttaatatttgcaGCTTGATAGAGTGTCTAGCATTGCGGCTAAGTACATTGGAAGGCCAATTTCACAGCTCCCACCAGTTCAGCCAATTCATATATCCTCCCTTGATTTGACCATGTCGAGTTTTGGGGGCCACGCCGGGTTCGGCGGCGGCCCCTCCCTCGACCTTGACCTCCTTCCGGGGAGTTCCTCGGCTATGCCGCCGCATGTGCCTTACCAGCCGGCTTGTCTCTCGGACATGGACAAGTCTCTAATGTCAGGCATTGCCTCTAACGCCATGGAGGAATTGCTGAGCCTCTTGCAGACCAATGAGCCGTTGTGGATGAAATCAAGTGATGGGAGAGATgttcttaattttgatgcatatGATAGGATGTTTCCAAAGGCTAATAGTCACTTGAAGAACCCCAATGTTAGGATAGAAGCTTCTAGAGACTCTGGTGTTGTTATCATGAATGGCCTAACCTTGGTTGACATGTTCATGGATCCAGTGAGATATCTCTCAATTTGGACAACTTTTCAGATACGTTACTCATAGATATTTTGAAACGtcagaattgtttgaattatatCATGATTGATTTTGCAGAGCAAGTGGATGGAGCTGTTTCCCACAATTGTAACGGCTGCAAGAACAATTGAAGTTATATCTTCTGGGATGATGGGGGGTCATAGTGGTTCTTTGCAATTGGtatatttaaagtttaaaatttctctccaattcttttcaattataatgttattatttatttattttgtgaacGCAATTTTTGTTTGTGGTTAAAATTTCAGATGTATGAAGAGTTGCAAGTGCTGTCTCCACTTGTTTCAACAAGAGAATTCTACTTCCTCCGTTATTGTCAGCAAATTGAGCAAGGTCTATGGGCAATAGTAGATGTTTCCTATGATTTTCCACAGGACAATCACTTTGCTCCGCCGTTCCGATCTCATCGCCTTCCTACCGGTTGCTTCATTCAGGACATGCCTAATGGATACTCCaaggtgaaaatcaaatttggctATACTTTGATATTGTCATAACATGCATATTATTCACTCTACTAATAGGTTATTGTTATTATCAGGTTACATGGGTTGAACATGTAGAGATCGAAGACAAAACTCCGGTTCATCGTCTTTTCCGGAATCTTGTTTATAATGGAATGGCATTTGGAGCTCAGAGATGGCTTGCTGTGTTGCAGAGGATGTGTGAAAGATTGGCTTGTTTAATGGTAACAGGAAATTCCACCAGGGACCTTGGAGGAGGTAAGTAACTATATATTCGTTACAAATTTTGATCAATGTGTTTTATATTGATTATATTTCCAATTGCTTAAACTTTTTTTGAATGTgttaaattaaactcaattgttTTNNNNNNNNNNNNNNNGCATGATGAGGCTAGCACAAAGAATGGTAACCAATTTTTGCGCGAGCATTGGCACGTCGGCCGGCCACAGGTGGACCACACTGTCCGGGATGAATGAGATTGGTGTCAAGGTCACTGTCCACAAGAGCACAGACCCCGGTCAACCTAGCGGCGTGGTGCTGAGCGCCGCCACCACCATTTGgctccctctccctccacaaACCGTCTTCAATTTCTTCAAGGACGAAAGAAAAAGACCACAGGTTTGTCACATTACTTACACCttaatcaattcaattcaaccCAACCTGTTGTTTGTTACCTTAGAATAATTGTTGTGTTTCCTTTTCATTCTAAAGTGGGATGTTCTTTCTAATGGCAATGTACAAGAAGTTGCTCATATAGCAAATGGTTCACACCCTGGTAACTGTATATCTGTGCTTCGGGTAAGTAACATACACCTTTTTCGATATCCAATTTAACTGGAATTAGTATCATAAAACTGTTACTTACGTAGCAGCACACCCGATTGAATGTGTGTGTAAAACTTTACTATTCGATGGTGCATAACAATTAAACTAAATATTGAATATGATTCTTTGGAACATAGGCATACAACACAAGCCAGAATAACACACTGATACTACAAGAGAGTTGCATAGATCCATCAGGCTCCATAGTAGTATACTGTCCGGTTGAGCTTCCATCGATCAACATAGCAATGAGCGGCGAGGACCCGTCGTATATCCCCCTGGTACCGTCAGGTTTCACGATCACCCCCGACGGAAACCACCACGATCATCAAGGAGGTGGTGACGGGGCATCCACAAGCTCAACCCCAAGCAGAAGCAGCAGCACCATGGTGGGAATGAGATCCGGCGGGTCACTGGTGACGGTTGCATTCCAAATACTAGTGAGTAGCTTGCCATCTGCAAAGCTCAACATGGAGTCTGTAGCAACTGTTAATAACCTCATCAGCACCACTGTTCAGCAAATTAAAGCTGCTTTGAATTGTCCTACTTCCTGATAGATGCACCcctcaaaaaaaataaaaataaaaacagaaaaaggtcctttattttaatttactacCTCATCACCtatagtcttttttttttaacccctttactactactactactaccatCTATATCCTTAAATATGGTTATCAGAAATGGTTCAGAAACTTTCAGAggctctctcttattttgttgtgGTGGTAATCAATGTGTAGAAGGGAGTGGTGTTCTTCTCTTAGGAGGGGTTAGTTGAGGGACTTGAATGCCCTCTCATCAAAGAAAGGCTCTCATTATTTACTCCTGCTGCTGTTGCTGCTGGTGTGTGCTGGTAGGAGCtgcttctgttttttttttcagtttttttttccaAGGGATCATCAAAGGCTGGTTGGCGTCATTAGTTACATTATTTCACACCAACTACCATATTTTCAAGTTTCAGTTCCTTTAATTTGATTGGAGGGTTTGTGGGAAAggtacttttattttattttattttaacttctttttcttctttctttatttttacttttgggTTTGATTATTTGCACATTAGGtttggaaaaagaaaagggcGTTATTAGTAGTAGTCTTGTTAGAAGAGGGAGTCAAGAACGCACCATACTTTGgtcttttttctttcattattattattattattctctaCATTCCCAGATTATTACTGTTAGCTAGCATCATATATCATGGAAAATGTTGTATGGTTCGGGCATTGACTTCCTGTTCAGAGACATATATTATATCTTCATAATTATTGTTATCCTGAAGCTATTGTTCATCTNNNNNNNNNNNNNNNNNNNNNNNNNNNNNNNNNNNNNNNNNNNNNNNNNNNNNNNNNNNNNNNNNNNNNNNNNNNNNNNNNNNNNNNNNNNNNNNNNNNNNNNNNNNGACAAAtgagttttattttgattgtGTACGCTATTCTTCTATATGACGATTATTCAAGCTAAGTAATAATTGGTATTATAGTTAACTATTTTTGTTGGTATTGCTACAcctaattaaattttagtttagttattctattagtctttataatttcattaaatttataattaaattttgatattttaaaagatttttaattgtttattagttatctttaaaaaaaatcttagaatATTTAATATGATTCATTTTAGAATCAGgatttatttacaaatttttaaattataaaaatttgattaaaattttgataaattatagaaattaataaaacaataaaattatataaaatacaagTTGTAATAATAcaaatacatattgaaaataaataaaatggttANNNNNNNNNNNNNNNNNNNNNNNNNNTATACTAAAATAAATCACTAAATCAgttattatgtatttgtgtataaatatatctatagtttaatttatctttaatgtgtattttgtattttagtatgtattttatttaatagtttattttagtgtatatttagtatagttgaaaataaattaaattatatatatttatatataaatacattgatagttaattttgatatacaaatagtatttgatatatattaattattggattcagaaaaaaaaatgttaaaggaGAAAAATGTGCATAGATGAGCATGAGCTAAATAGTTGGTCAGGGATTTATGCAAGGAAGGAGTGGGGGGGCAGAGAGATATTGACAGTTTGGGTACTTTTTGTGGCTTGACATCATTAATGGGCTCCATGCATTTTCAAGAGAGTAATGGAACTTGAATATAAAGATGAATTAGTTTTCTGCATTTGGGTTGACAAGTTGATATTCTGTGAGGATTGATGAAGTAACATATCCAATCACCCTCCATTCAATTCAATGCTTAAATTTTTGCCAAAAAGAAagaattgtttttaatttttttcaaactctgACAAACTAAGtgctactactactactactacaacACGGTATCAATATCATTCATTCATCGTTTTTGTTGAGCGAATTAAATATGCTTCATGACATGCACCTATATTTACACACACATATtaatcagtttttttttttaaatattttcctttagttgtttttttattttttattttatttgtttaattttttgttttggtttatagCTTTAGCAAGGATATGTGCTATTATTTAAGCTAAAGAAAATGGTTCCTTGTtggtttgtaaaaatattttttattttttatttttatttttaggttttatcaaaaaaaatttaaaacgtGAAAATAGTGTTTTACCCTTTTTCTAATAAAATgccaaaatttgagaaaaactAGAATTagaaaacattttcaaaaaccaaattGGTCATACTCTTTTAATCTCTAAAGCAATTCTGATTTCGAATATATTTTCACCCTTGAGAAATTCTTATTAGAATTGTTTTCTTTATATATTGCATTTTAGTTTTTAGACAAGTATTTGATGAAGCTCTCTTAGCTCGAGTTTCATTAATGGACCTctcaataataattattatgagATTGTCCCCAATTTTATgttgaataatatattttttggtctctaatatttgaaataaatttt
The Arachis duranensis cultivar V14167 chromosome 5, aradu.V14167.gnm2.J7QH, whole genome shotgun sequence genome window above contains:
- the LOC107490711 gene encoding homeobox-leucine zipper protein HDG11; this translates as MEYGSGGSGGSPGEHHHHHHNHNDASSSERRKKRYHRHSANQIERLERVFKECNHPDEKQRLQLSRELGLAPRQIKFWFQNRRTQMKAHGERADNCALRAENDKIRCENIVIREALKNVICPSCGGGPSLNDDSYFDEQKLRLENAQLKEELDRVSSIAAKYIGRPISQLPPVQPIHISSLDLTMSSFGGHAGFGGGPSLDLDLLPGSSSAMPPHVPYQPACLSDMDKSLMSGIASNAMEELLSLLQTNEPLWMKSSDGRDVLNFDAYDRMFPKANSHLKNPNVRIEASRDSGVVIMNGLTLVDMFMDPSKWMELFPTIVTAARTIEVISSGMMGGHSGSLQLMYEELQVLSPLVSTREFYFLRYCQQIEQGLWAIVDVSYDFPQDNHFAPPFRSHRLPTGCFIQDMPNGYSKVTWVEHVEIEDKTPVHRLFRNLVYNGMAFGAQRWLAVLQRMCERLACLMVTGNSTRDLGGGKXXMMRLAQRMVTNFCASIGTSAGHRWTTLSGMNEIGVKVTVHKSTDPGQPSGVVLSAATTIWLPLPPQTVFNFFKDERKRPQWDVLSNGNVQEVAHIANGSHPGNCISVLRAYNTSQNNTLILQESCIDPSGSIVVYCPVELPSINIAMSGEDPSYIPLVPSGFTITPDGNHHDHQGGGDGASTSSTPSRSSSTMVGMRSGGSLVTVAFQILVSSLPSAKLNMESVATVNNLISTTVQQIKAALNCPTS